One window of the Mixophyes fleayi isolate aMixFle1 chromosome 6, aMixFle1.hap1, whole genome shotgun sequence genome contains the following:
- the LOC142160490 gene encoding leucine-rich repeat-containing protein 37A3-like yields the protein MQLSPECRRILKNNLITQLDEDSFEGLLFLKVLDLSMNKIEMVAPHVFQPLPFLQSLNLAGNAIHEIHSGTFETWHGLLLLTSVVLAHNPLESFNDKALYNLGSMTYLDVGATNIPVPAIKTLLKTLPGLTTIILPNSVTCCLCLAQKKNTIRPETVKLHCLKTCPVNTFQCKLNTVLSKFLNSLRVHQINRTVPLTIESERPLTSSIEAKDFTEKRAENMHPLIQVNFPDKDNVLQATISSNYWENQGIMEISIPVYITVGVILIVMCFLSICWKRSTTQKKKPASNDDSEEDSCSQRVCISALYGCEWAEQQAEVERLRGLSRRQK from the exons ATGCAGCTATCACCAGAATGCAGGAG GATTCTGAAGAACAACCTGATAACACAGCTAGATGAAGATTCATTTGAGGGATTACTATTTCTTAAAGTCCT ggatctgtcaatGAATAAAATTGAGATGGTAGCACCCCATGTGTTCCAGCCTTTACCTTTCCTGCAGTCTCT TAATCTGGCTGGAAATGCCATTCATGAGATTCATAGTGGGACATTTGAAACCTGGCATGGGCTGCTGTTGCTAACTTCTGT GGTCTTAGCTCACAACCCATTGGAATCATTCAATGACAAGGCTCTATATAATCTTGGATCCATGACATATCT AGATGTTGGTGCAACAAACATCCCAGTGCCAGCAATTAAAACTCTACTGAAGACTCTTCCAGGTCTGACCACGAT TATTTTGCCCAATTCTGTCACTTGCTGTCTGTGTTTGGCTCAGAAGAAAAACACCATTCGCCCGGAAACAGTGAAGTTACATTGTCTGAAGACCTGTCCTGTAAACACCTTCCAGTGCA aactCAATACAGTTTTAAGCAAGTTCTTAAACTCTCTCAGAGTGCACCAGATaaacaggacagtaccactgacTATAGAATCAGAGAGGCCGCTCACCAGCAGCATAGAAGCTAAAGATTTCACAGAAAAAAGAGCAGAAAATATGCATCCACTAATCCAGGTCAACTTCCCAGACAAAGATAATGTCCTGCAGGCTACCATCTCTAGCAATTATTGG GAAAATCAAGGCATAATGGAAATCAGTATACCTGTTTACATCACAGTTGGTGTCATCCTGATCGTAATGTGCTTCTTATCA ATATGTTGGAAAAGATctaccacacaaaaaaaaaagccagctTCCAATGATGACAGCGAGGAGGATTCATG TTCCCAAAGAGTGTGCATCAGCGCATTATATGGCTGTGAGTGGGCAGAGCAGCAGGCTGAAG TGGAAAGACTGAGAGGGTTATCTCGAAGACAAAAGTAA